In a genomic window of Chaetodon auriga isolate fChaAug3 chromosome 1, fChaAug3.hap1, whole genome shotgun sequence:
- the wdsub1 gene encoding WD repeat, SAM and U-box domain-containing protein 1 isoform X2 → MTSLICTLQDHRDDVNWCAFSGKLLATCSGDKTLRIYNTRDFSELPFSPLSGHGYGVHCCCFSTCGQFLASCSTDATTLVWSMDTGEIEAVLEHPGRSPVRICALSPDSAHLVSGASDGTLALWDFPSKQLRKTAAVSDTTMVACSFSPCSQVFMTGSTYGDLRLWNLDMNQLHAEKNAHDLGVTCCTFAPTILSGDQVVQFRLASCGQDSHLKIWAINKFSSGACKMQLLHTLTGQSAPVLSCAYSSDGRLLVSGSVDKTVTVYDAENAVLLYTLNQHERYVTACSCSPTSPLIATGSMDKTVNIWRLEDGCSGKTSAGRSKLLVSDWSEGDVSAWLVEEGLGGLVDKFTANNIDGTELLSLTKETLASELHIESVGLRSKLLRKVEELKSDSVCSGIPDEFLCPITRELMREPVIAADGYSYERDAIESWINTKNRSSPMTNLPLLTTLLTPNHTLKMAIGRWKTSH, encoded by the exons ATGACGTCTCTGATTTGCACTTTACAAGACCATCGAGACGATGTCAACTGGTGCGCCTTCTCCGGCAAACTGTTGGCCACGTGCTCTGGGGACAAAACTCTCAGGATATACAACACCCGAGACTTCTCGGAGCTGCCTTTCTCGCCGCTGTCGGGGCACGGCTACGGcgtccactgctgctgcttctccacctGCGGACAGTTCCTCGCCTCGTGCTCGACCGATGCCACCACGCTGGTCTGGTCCATGGACACGGGCGAGATCGAGGCCGTCCTGGAGCATCCTGGTCGCAGTCCCGTGAGGATCTGCGCTCTCTCTCCCGACTCTGCCCACCTGGTTTCTGGCGCATCTGATGGCACTTTGGCTCTGTGGGATTTCCCCTCCAAACAGCTGCGCAA gaccGCAGCAGTGAGTGACACGACAATGGTAGCCTGCTCCTTCAGCCCCTGCAGTCAGGTGTTCATGACCGGCTCCACCTATGGAGACCTGCGCCTGTGGAACCTGGACATGAACCAGCTCCATGCGGAGAAAAACGCCCACGACTTGGGGGTCACCTGCTGCACCTTCGCTCCCACCATCCTCAGTG GTGATCAAGTCGTGCAGTTTCGTCTGGCATCCTGCGGGCAAGACAGTCACCTGAAGATCTGGGCCATCAACAAGTTCAGCTCTGGAG CCTGTAAGATGCAGCTCCTGCACACCTTAACCGGCCAGTCGGCTCCGGTGCTCTCCTGTGCGTACTCCTCAGACGGCCGGCTGCTTGTGTCCGG CTCTGTGGACAAAACTGTCACAGTCTATGATGCC GAAAATGCAGTTTTGCTTTACACACTGAACCAGCACGAGAG GTACGTGACAGCATGTTCCTGCTCTCCGACTTCACCGCTGATTGCTACAGGATCTATGGATAAGACTGTAAACATCTGGAGGCTGGAGGACGGATGCAGTG GGAAAACCTCAGCGGGCCGGTCGAAGCTGCTGGTCAGCGATTGGTCGGAGGGGGATGTGTCAGCGTGGCTGGTGGAGGAAGGCCTCGGGGGACTGGTGGACAAATTCACGGCCAACAACATAGACGGGACAGAGCTGCTCAGTCTCACCAAGGAAACGCTGGCGTCAGAGCTGCACATAG agtcaGTTGGCCTGCGCAGTAAACTCctgaggaaggtggaggagctgaaaagTGATTCGGTGTGTTCAGGCATTCCTGATGAGTTCCTGTGTCCAATCACCAGAGAGCTGATGAGGGAGCCAGTCATTGCTGCTG ATGGATATTCATATGAAAGGGACGCCATCGAGAGCTGGATCAACACCAAGAACCGCTCCAGCCCTATGACCAACCTCCCCTTACTGACCACTCTGCTCACCCCCAACCACACCCTGAAGATGGCTATCGGCCGCTGGAAGACCAGCCACTAG
- the wdsub1 gene encoding WD repeat, SAM and U-box domain-containing protein 1 isoform X1 has product MTSLICTLQDHRDDVNWCAFSGKLLATCSGDKTLRIYNTRDFSELPFSPLSGHGYGVHCCCFSTCGQFLASCSTDATTLVWSMDTGEIEAVLEHPGRSPVRICALSPDSAHLVSGASDGTLALWDFPSKQLRKTAAVSDTTMVACSFSPCSQVFMTGSTYGDLRLWNLDMNQLHAEKNAHDLGVTCCTFAPTILSGDQVVQFRLASCGQDSHLKIWAINKFSSGACKMQLLHTLTGQSAPVLSCAYSSDGRLLVSGSVDKTVTVYDAENAVLLYTLNQHERYVTACSCSPTSPLIATGSMDKTVNIWRLEDGCSGGKSFPEKSALTSSDGKTSAGRSKLLVSDWSEGDVSAWLVEEGLGGLVDKFTANNIDGTELLSLTKETLASELHIESVGLRSKLLRKVEELKSDSVCSGIPDEFLCPITRELMREPVIAADGYSYERDAIESWINTKNRSSPMTNLPLLTTLLTPNHTLKMAIGRWKTSH; this is encoded by the exons ATGACGTCTCTGATTTGCACTTTACAAGACCATCGAGACGATGTCAACTGGTGCGCCTTCTCCGGCAAACTGTTGGCCACGTGCTCTGGGGACAAAACTCTCAGGATATACAACACCCGAGACTTCTCGGAGCTGCCTTTCTCGCCGCTGTCGGGGCACGGCTACGGcgtccactgctgctgcttctccacctGCGGACAGTTCCTCGCCTCGTGCTCGACCGATGCCACCACGCTGGTCTGGTCCATGGACACGGGCGAGATCGAGGCCGTCCTGGAGCATCCTGGTCGCAGTCCCGTGAGGATCTGCGCTCTCTCTCCCGACTCTGCCCACCTGGTTTCTGGCGCATCTGATGGCACTTTGGCTCTGTGGGATTTCCCCTCCAAACAGCTGCGCAA gaccGCAGCAGTGAGTGACACGACAATGGTAGCCTGCTCCTTCAGCCCCTGCAGTCAGGTGTTCATGACCGGCTCCACCTATGGAGACCTGCGCCTGTGGAACCTGGACATGAACCAGCTCCATGCGGAGAAAAACGCCCACGACTTGGGGGTCACCTGCTGCACCTTCGCTCCCACCATCCTCAGTG GTGATCAAGTCGTGCAGTTTCGTCTGGCATCCTGCGGGCAAGACAGTCACCTGAAGATCTGGGCCATCAACAAGTTCAGCTCTGGAG CCTGTAAGATGCAGCTCCTGCACACCTTAACCGGCCAGTCGGCTCCGGTGCTCTCCTGTGCGTACTCCTCAGACGGCCGGCTGCTTGTGTCCGG CTCTGTGGACAAAACTGTCACAGTCTATGATGCC GAAAATGCAGTTTTGCTTTACACACTGAACCAGCACGAGAG GTACGTGACAGCATGTTCCTGCTCTCCGACTTCACCGCTGATTGCTACAGGATCTATGGATAAGACTGTAAACATCTGGAGGCTGGAGGACGGATGCAGTG GCGGGAAGTCATTTCCTG agaaGTCTGCTCTGACATCAAGTGATG GGAAAACCTCAGCGGGCCGGTCGAAGCTGCTGGTCAGCGATTGGTCGGAGGGGGATGTGTCAGCGTGGCTGGTGGAGGAAGGCCTCGGGGGACTGGTGGACAAATTCACGGCCAACAACATAGACGGGACAGAGCTGCTCAGTCTCACCAAGGAAACGCTGGCGTCAGAGCTGCACATAG agtcaGTTGGCCTGCGCAGTAAACTCctgaggaaggtggaggagctgaaaagTGATTCGGTGTGTTCAGGCATTCCTGATGAGTTCCTGTGTCCAATCACCAGAGAGCTGATGAGGGAGCCAGTCATTGCTGCTG ATGGATATTCATATGAAAGGGACGCCATCGAGAGCTGGATCAACACCAAGAACCGCTCCAGCCCTATGACCAACCTCCCCTTACTGACCACTCTGCTCACCCCCAACCACACCCTGAAGATGGCTATCGGCCGCTGGAAGACCAGCCACTAG